The Pseudomonadota bacterium DNA segment TCTTTTTTCTTTGTCATCTCTGTGCTTTCCATCATCTTCCCCCCAGTCAGATTTTTTTTGACACCATCATGATTAAGTTGCAGCAGTATCCTTTAAATTCTCCTTACCATTTTCTGAATGAATTTTATGTCGGGATGTTGTGATAAAATTTGTAGGGGAACCTTGACAAAGCCTGACATTATCGAGGTGTTCACAGGGCAGTCCGGCGGAAAGATTTGCGGGAAGCTGAAAGACTGAAATATCAGAGGATAAAGCTCCAGTTGAGCAGACAAGCTGCTGATGGATGCCGTTTTTTTTAATCGGGTCCGGATTCCCCGTTTTCTTCCAGGTTGAATGCTGCTGCGAAAAGTTTTCTGGTATAGGGATGCTTCGGGTTGTCAAATATTCCGGTAGTCCCCTGTTCGACAATCTTCCCGTTGAGCATGACCGCAACTTCATCGGCCATTGCTTTTACAACCCGCAAATCGTGGGAGATAAAGAGATAGGTTATATTCAGACGTTTCTGCAGGTCCTTCAACAGATCAATGATCTGGGCCTGAATGGTCATGTCGAGGGCGCTGGTAGGCTCATCGAGAACGAGAAACTTCGGTCTCAGAACGATCGCCCTGGCGATGGCGATCCGTTGCCTCTGCCCGCCGGAAAATTCATGGGGGTAACGATCGGCCATTTCTTTTTCGAGACCGACTTCGGTCAGGGCATCTTCCACCAGTTGGCGGCGTTCCTGTCCGTTCCGGCCCATTTTATGGACTTTCAAACCCTCGCTGATAATCTGCTCGACGGTCAATCTGGGCGACAAAGAGGAAAACGGGTCCTGGAATACCACCTGCAATTCTTTGCGCAGATGGCGCAGGCTTGAATTTTTGTATTGGAACAGATCCTGATCGTTGTAGAGAATTTCCCCCCTGCATCCGGTCAGCCTGAGCAGGCACATTCCGAGAGTCGTTTTTCCCGAACCGGATTCTCCGACGATTCCCAGGGTTTTTCCTTCCTGTATCGTAATGCTGACATCATCAATCGCCTTGATATTGCCAACTGTCCGACGGAAGAAACCTTTCTTGACCGGGAAATAACATTTCAGGTTCGTCACCGTGATCAGTGGTCTCGAGGAAGGCTTCGCTTCAGGGTGCCCATGGGGGACGGATTCCAGGAGATGTTTTGTGTATTGATCGCGGGGGGAATTAAAAACTGTTTCGGTCAGGTCACATTCAACAATTTTCCCCTGATGCATGACATTGACCCGGTCGGCCGTTTTACGAACCATGTTCAGATCATGGGTGATCAAAAGGACCGCCATCCCCATCTCTTTCTGGAGATCTTTGATCAGGGCGAGGATCTGGGCCTGGATGGTCACATCGAGGGCGGTGGTCGGTTCATCCGCAATGAGCAGGGCGGGGCGAAGGGCGAGGGCCATCGCGATCATGACCCGTTGTCTTTGACCTCCGGAAAGCTGATAGGGATAACTGTCTATCCGGTCAGACGGGTTGGCGATACCGGTTCTGGCAAGAAGCTGGATAGCACGTTCTTTCGCCTGTTCACGGGGCATGTCCTGATGAATGATCAGGGATTCCATGAGCTGGGTGCCGATCGAATAGACCGGGTTCAGGGAGGTCATCGGTTCCTGGAAAATCATGGCGATCCGATTGCCCCTGATCTGCTGCATTTCCAGCTCACTGCAGGTGGCGAGGTCCTTCCCTTCAAATTCGATGCTGCCGGAAATCGTCGCCGCATTGCGGTCGAGCAGCTGAAGAACGGAAAGGGCTGTGACCGATTTTCCCGAGCCGGATTCTCCGGCCAGGGCGACTGTCTCCCCGGGCATGATATCAAGAGAGACATGGTCAAGAACCTTTTCGATTTCTCCTTCTCCATGAAACGAAGTGCAGAGATTTCTGATGTTCAATAATGGTTGAGTCCGGCCGGTCATCACACCTTCCTCGGATCGAAGGTTTCGCGCAGGGCTTCACCGATAAATATGAGCAGGACCAGCGTCCCGACCAGGACCCCGAAGGTGGTGAGAGAAAGCCACCACGCCTCGATATTGCTCTTCCCCTGGGAGAGCAGTTCGCCAAGGCTGGGAGATGGCGGAGGAACACCCAATCCCAGAAAATCAAGGCTGGTCAGGGCAAGTATGGCGCCGGACATCCTGAAGGGCAGAAAGGTGATCACCGGGGTCATGCCGTTGGGCAGAAGGTGCCGGTACATGATGGTGAAATTGCCGACCCCGAGAGCGCGGGAGGCCTGCACATAATCCATGTTGCGCCCTTTGAGGAACTCGGCCCTTACATAATCGGAAAGCCCCATCCAGCCGAACAGGGAAAGCAGCGCCAGCAGCAGCAGAATACTGGGTTTGAAAATGGCGGCAAAAATGATCAGCAGATACAGCTCGGGCATGGCGCCCCAGATTTCGATAAAACGCTGAAAGAAGAGATCTGTTCTGCCGCCGAAGTACCCCTGCACCGCACCGGCGGCGATCCCGAGCAGGGTGCCGACGATGGTCAGGGCAAACCCGAAAAGGACCGACAGGCGAAAACCATAAATCAGTCTTGCCAGGACATCCCGTCCCCGATCATCGGTTCCCAGGAGATTGTCTCCGCTGGGGGGCGAAGGTACCGGCTGGTCGATATCCAGATTGATGGTATCGTAATAATGGGGGTTCAGAGGAAACAGGGCCCAGTTGTCACCGGCTGTGATCTTATCGAGAATATAGGGGTCTTTATAATCCGCCTCGGTTTCAAAATCGCCGCCGAAGGTGGTTTCCGGGTATGAATTAAAAATCGGGACGTAATAGGAACCGTTGTACTGGATCAGAAACGGTTTGTCGTTACTGAGGGTTTCCGCACCGAGGCTCAGGATGAACAGAGCGGCGAAGATCATGAGGCTGTAATAGCCTCGGCGATTGGCACGGAACTTCTTCCAGCGCCGATACGTCAGCGAGCGGCGCTTCTTCATTATTGCGACTCCATGCTCTCGAAGGTGATCCTGGGGTCGACCACGACATAGCTTAAGTCGGAGAGGAGTCTCGTGAACAGACCGATCACGGTGAAGAAGTACAGGGTGCCGAGAACTACCGGGTAGTCGCGGTTGACGATGGAATCGTAAGCGAGAAGCCCCATGCCGTCCAGGGAGAAGATTGTCTCAATGAGCAGGCTGCCGGTGAAGAAGGCGGCAATGAACGAACCGGGGAAGCCGGTGATGATCGGGATAATCGCGTTCCGGAAAATATGTTTGTAGAGGACCTGATTTTCGCTTAAACCCTTGGCTCGGGCGGTGAGCACATACTGCTTGCGGATTTCTTCCAGAAAACTGTTCTTGGTAAGCAGGGTCATGACCGCCAGGCTGCCGACGGTGATCGAGATGATCGGCAGAACCATGTGCCAGAGATAGTCGGCTATCCGGGCAAGGAAGCCGAGTTCCGACCAGTTGTCGGAAGTAATCCCCCGCAGCGGGAATATGTTCCAGAAACTGCCGCCGCCGAAAAGCACGATCAGGACGATGGCCAGTACGAAACCCGGAATGGCATAACCGATCAGAATGGCCGAGGTGGTGATCACATCGAATTTTGAGCCGTCCCGCACCGCCTTTTTGATCCCCAGCGGGATGCAGGTCAGATAGACGATCAGGAAAGACCACAGTCCCAACGACATGGAGACGGGCAATTTGTCGATCACGAGCGATGCGACACTCTTGTGATGGTTGTAGCTTTCACCGAAATCTAACATTACATAGTTTTTCATCATGGTAAAAAAGCGCTGCACCGGGGGTTTATCGAAGCCGTACAATGCCTTGAGCTGCTCAATCTTTTCCCGGTCCAGACCCTTATTCCCCTGATACAATCCGCTTCCGCCCGCCCTGACTTCACCCCCCAGAGAGTGGCCTTCGATCCGGGCGATAAGCCTTTCCACCGGCCCACCGGGGACAAACTGGGTAACCGTGAAGGTGATCAGCATGATCCCGAAAAGGGTTGGGACCATCAGCAGTATTCTTCTCAGGATATAGGCGGTCATACTGCTAACAATGAAAAATGAAAAATGAAAAATGAAAAATGGTTGAAGTAAACGATTCAACCTGCTGAAAAACAAAGTCAATGTAACAAATAACCGGCTGTGCAGATGACACAATTACTGATTGATCGTCATTTTGCATTCTGCGTTCTTCATTGCCCTTTCACCCACCAGGTCATCAGGGCGTTGATCGGTGAGTAATAGGTGGGCAGGGTTTCAGGTTTTTCAAACCTGTTCCAGTAGGCGACCCGGTGATAGGGAATGTACCAGTTTGGAACGACATAGTAGCCATACCATAAAACACGGTCCAGGGCCTGGCAGGCGGCGGCAAGTTCCTCCTGGGTATCTGCATAGACGATCTTGTCGACCAGGTGATCGACAACCTCATTCTTCAAACCGATCAGGTTGCCGGATCCCGGATGGTCGGCGGTGCTGGAGTGCCAGTAATCGACCTGCTCGTTCCCCGGAGATTGGGACTGGCCGAAAACATTAACCATCATATCGAATTCGAAGTTTTTAATCCGCTGGATATACAAAGCCAGGTCAACTTGTCGGATATTGACTTTGATCCCGAGCTTCTCCAGGTTTTTCGCATACGGCTCCATTACCCGGACGAAAAATGGTGAATACAATAACACCTCGAATTCAAATGGCTTCCCTTCCGAATTGACCAGAACGCCGTCACGAGGAGTCCAGCCGACCTCTTGGAGCAGAGTCTTCGCCTGCCGGAGATTATTCCGCAGGCTTGCCTGGTCCTGGACGACTGGCGCCTCCAGCGGTGAGGTGAAAACCTCCCCGGGAAGTTTATCCTTGAAGGGGAGAAGATATTTCAGGCTCAACCCTTCGGGAAGACCGGTGGCGGCAAGCTGCGAGTTGCTGAAGTAACTGCTGCTGCGGGTATATTGACCGTGAAACAGGGACTTGTTGGTCCATTCAAAATCAAAGGCCAGGGACATCGCTTTGCGGACCCGGACATCCTGAAAGAGCGGCCGGCGGGTGTTCATCACGAATCCCTGCATCCCCTGATTGTTCTTGTGGGCCAGTGGTTCCTTGATCATCTCCTTGCTCGTAAACTTCGGACCATCGAGGTCCCTTGCCCACTGTTTGGCGACATTGATTTCCATGAAATCAAAATCATGGGCCTTGAACGCTTCCAGAGAGACACTCTGGTCCTTGAAGAATTTGAAGGTGATTCTGTCGAAGTTAAACTGGTTCCTGCGGGCAGGGTGGTCGATGGCCCAGTATTCCGGGTTTCTTTTGTAAGTGATCATTTTACCAGGTTTAAAGGTTTCTACCGTGTATGGGCCTGAACCGACCGGTGGAACCAGTGATGAATCGCCGAAAGGGTTTTCGGTATAGAATTTTTTGGAGAGAATGGGCAGTTCCGCCGCGATCAGGTGCAATTCACGGTTTGGCTGATGGAAATTGAACCGGACTCTGCTCGAATCAAGAATCTCGACATTTTTGATATCTTTATAATAGAACTGAAATCTCGGATCCGCCTTGTCTCCGGTCAGGGTCTCAAATGAAAATTTGACATCCTCACAGGTAACCGGAGTCCCGTCGGAAAATTTAGCCTGCTCATTTAAAGTGAAGATCACCGACAGTTTGTCTGCCCCGAGTTCAATATCCCTGGCAATGAGCCCGTATTCGGCAAACGGTTCATCAAGACTTTTGACCGCCAGGCTTTCAAAAACCAGCATTGACAACCCATCGGGGGAGTCCCCTTTCAGGGTGAAAGGATTCATTTTGTCAAAAGTGCCCAGTCCGTGCAGAACCAGATGCCCTCCTTTGACCGCCTTGTCCGAGGTATAGGAAAAACGGGAAAAATCGGCCGGGTATTTCACCTTGCCGTCAATGCTGATCCCGTGAGCCGCAAAGGAAATTGGGCAAAGGAAAAGGAGGAACGTAAGAGCCGCCAGAGTGATCCGGCACAGATAAATACGGGGAGAAGGTCTGATCATGGTGTATTAAAATCCGGTCTAAGGATGATGAACAAATCGACAGTCACAAAAATTAATGGAAAAGCGCCAAAGATGCAAGCAGAGGTGGAGCAGGGGGAAAATGTTTTCATGCAGGATCAGGTGTAGAAATCCTGAAAGCGGAAGACTCCATCGAGAGAGACTGCAATCACGTTGGCGAGCAGGGTCAGGATATCAAGATCGTGGCTTGAGAATTCACCGGTGATCTTGTTGACAACTTCCATGACCCCGATGAGTTCGCCATTGATATGAAGCGGAACCGCGACTACCGATTTGGTGTCAAAGCCTTCCCGGACCGTGCTGTCGATTTCCGAGTCGAAACGATCATCCTGATGGACATTGTTCACAATCGCAGGCTGCCCGTGGCTGAAAACCCAGCCGGCGAGTCCTTTATCTGCCGGCATCGTCTGACCGTCGAGCTGCTCCTTGTTCGGGCCGGTGGGAATGGCCATCAGCATTTCCTGGTTTTCCGTGTCGGCCAGAAGAATGTAGCTGCCCTCACAGTTCAACAGTTCATTGGTCATTTCAAGAATCTGGTCAAAGAGCCAGGGGCCGCGACCGATACTCTGCAGCAGGATAGAAATCTGCAGGAGAAACAGCAGCTCCGATCGGGACATTCTGGTGATCATGGAATGCGGCAGGGCCTGATAAAGGAGCCCTTTCCGGAGAACAGAGGGCTTGATATTCTGCATCTCCATCAGGATTTCGCCGAGACATTTCTCGTTGAACTGGCTGCCTTCCATCCAGGAAAGAAGCCGGTCGCGAAGAGAAGTGCCGGAAACTTTCCTCGGATTTGCGGCAGAAGGGTCTTTGCCATCTTTTTGGTGGACCAGGGCCGCTTTAAGCTGCTCGGCACTGACCAGGCCAAGGTCTTCAAGGATATCGCCAAGTCTGCGCCAACGGCTTCTTTTTCCCACCAGCTGCCCGGACAGATTGGCGGTTATGTTTTCAAGATACGGGTTTCTTCCGTCACCAAAAAAAGTTACCAGATATTGGTCCATCCGTCCCAGATCCTGCAGACGGGGCAGCACAAAGTGCTCGTAGAAGTCAACGGTGCCGTCAATCATTTCCTTGGCGGAGGAGAAGACCTTGATCCCGCGCTCCTCAAGGGATTCCTTGGTTTCGAACCGGTAGGCTTCCTGCAGCTCGGCATAGAGGTCATTGATCCGCTGCATATAATCAACATCCGCCATCTGGGCCACCAGATCGGAAGTGGCGACCATTCTGCCGGCTACCGATTCCTGACGGTTATCGAAAAGTCCCTCGAGGGTCAGGGGGCCATGGAATTTGGTGGTGGAGATGATGTTCGGCACCAGCCGGACCAATCGCTCCGGCCAGTTGTTTTCCGCAAGATAATTTGCGGCCAGCTCCATGCTTCTGTCTTCGTGGGAAAAGGAATATTTGCCACCGTACCCGTCAAAATCGCCTTTGTTCTTGATGTATCCGGTGTCATGGAAAAGAGCGCTGGCGATGGCGGCGAGAAAGATTGATTCATCAAGATGGGGATGATTGCTGTCGTTCAGCTTGTTCCAGCCGCCGATCATCCGGGCGGTGAGGAGGGCGACATCAAGGGCGTGATCAAGATTGTGATACCCGGTCTGGCAGGCCTCATGGGATTCCCATTTTCCCTGATAAAGATCACGGATATCATCGATCAGATCGGAAAGTAACGGGGAGACGGCCCCATACTGATCCGTGGCTATCTCCTTGATCAGGGTTGACCTGATCTGAAGATTATTATGACCGTTCCTGATATTGCCGCCGGAATTGGTCATCAAGCTCTCCCCTTGTAGTTTTGTCGGACACTCTCATGTCGTTAGAATATATCGTCCAATTTAGCAATTATTCCTTCCAAAGGCTATGTTTTTCAGAAAATGCCGGCAGGTAATATTCCCGAATAAGCTTAGGGCAAATTGTGCCTGTCTCGATACAAGACTCTTCAGCAGATTAAGATTTTCTGGTTCTTAAAAGAGAAATAATCCATGGAGTTCTTGTTCCTGAAGAATCATCGCAATTGACGATTATTATGAAAATTCCGGCGGGAATCAAAACAGCTTTGCAAAGTTTGCCACATGTTCTAATATGTCCAGTTCCGAAATCAATAAATTCCGGTAATACTGCACAACATCTCTATACGGTGCAGAAACAACTCGTCTTTTTTGTGATAACAAAGGGGCTGTTTTTTTTAACAGACTTTGAATAATAACAACGTGTGGAGGAATTATCGTGGGCAGAACTATCACCCAGAAAATCTTTGCAGCCCATACCAGAGACAACCCGACCCCGGACAACGTCGTGCTCGATATCGATGTTGTCATGTGTCATGAAATCACGACCCCCATCGCGATCAATGATCTTGCGGCACGCGGCATGGACAAAGTGTTTGACCCTGCGAAGATCAAGGTCGTCATTGACCATGTTACCCCCTCAAAGGATTCCAAAACGGCCACCCAGGCAAAGATCTTGAGAGACTGGGCAAGGCGACAGAGCATAAAAGATTTTTTTGATATCGGTCAGAATGGTGTCTGCCATGCCCTCTTTCCGGAAAAGGGTTTTGTCCGGCCGGGAAACACCGTGATCATGGGTGATTCGCATACCTGCACCCATGGCGCATTTGGTGCATTTGCCGCAGGGGTCGGCACCACTGATCTGGAAGTGGGAATCCTCAAGGGCGTCTGCTCGTTCAGGATGCCCAAAACCCTGCTTGTCAATGTAAACGGAGTGATGCCGACCGGGGTGTCCGCCAAGGATGTTATCCTGAAGATTGTTCGCTCTTTGACGGTAAATGGCGCAACCGACATGGTCATGGAGTTCAGGGGAGAAGTGATCGACACGATGAGTATGGAAGCGAGAATGACTCTCTGCAATATGGCCATCGAAGCCGGAGGAACCTGCGGTGTATGCATGCCCGACCGGGTGACCGCCGAATATCTCTGGCCTTTCATCAAAGAAAATTATGCAACCATCGATGAAGCCGTTCAAGACTTTCGGCAATGGCATTCCGACGTCGACGCGAAATATGAGGGGCAGTTCTCTCTCGATGTGAGCAGCATGGTTCCCCAGGTGACCTACGGTTTCAAGCCAGACGAGGTCAAGGATGTCTCCGAAATGGAGGGGACTCCGGTGGATCAGGTCTACATCGGATCGTGTACCAATGGCCGGATTGAAGACCTGCGCGCTGCCGCGGTGATCCTGGCCGGGCATAAACTTGCCGATGGCGTTCGGGGAATACTTTCACCGGCAACTCCTCTGGTTTATAGTCAGGCACTTGCTGAAGGATTGATCCGGCAATTCATGGAAGCGGGATTCTGTGTGACCAATCCAACCTGCGGAGCGTGTCTCGGCATGAGTAACGGTGTTCTGGCAGCGGGCGAGGTATGCGCCTCGACTACCAATCGCAATTTCAACGGCAGAATGGGGAAGGGCGGAATGGTTCATCTGATGAGCCCGATGACTGCAGCGGCTACTGCCGTAACCGGAAAAATAACCGACCCCCGCAAATTTCTGTAATCATCAATCAGCTGGAGAAAGAAAATGAAAGAGTTTGGCGGTTCGATCATCTGCCTGAACAGAAGCGATATCAATACCGATGAGATTATTCCAGCCAAGTATCTGACCGAGAACAGCAAAGAGGCCTTGAAACCTTATCTTCTTGAGGACCTCAAGCTTGACGGATTTGATCCGGCTTCGGAAACACTTGAAAAGGCAGGGGTCATAGTCACCCGGGCAAACTTCGGCTGCGGTTCGTCAAGAGAACATGCGGTCTGGGTGTTTGAGGTGAATGAGATCAATGTGGTCATCGCAGAAAGTTTTGCCAGAATCTTCCGGCAGAACATGTTCAACTGCGGGATGCTCGCGGTGGAACTGAAGAAAGCTGAGATTGACCAGATCATGGCAGCCGGTGATGGCGCCAGCATCAAAGTCGATCTGAAAGGGTCCAGAATTGTTGTTGCAGGAGACAACGAGAAATCGTTCACGTTCTCCTTGAACTCATTTGATCGTGACCTCGTCGAGGCAGGCGGCTGGCTGGCTTACGCCGACAAAAAGTACTGATAAAAATTGCCCAGGAAGTGATGTTCCTGGTTGTTCCGGGTTGCATATTTTCGTCTGGAACAACTTTCATTTAGCGTTGGATATAGAAAGAAAACTCTTTTTCGACATAAGTTATTGGAATAGCGAAACCTATTCCTTCGGTGTTGGTCAGAATTTTAGAATTCACTCCGATCACCTTTCCCTCCTGGTCAATCAATGGACCACCACTGTTCCCGGGATTGATTGGCGCATCGGTCTGAATCATGGTCTTGCCGTTGTGTCGCCGATATCCCGAGATAATCCCCGAGGTCACGGTGTGATTAAGCCCGGAAGGATTGCCGATGGTATACACCTTTTCTCCCTGGCTCATTTCAAGGGCATCGCTTGAAGGTTTTATATAGGGTGTGTCGTTAATGTATACACTTAATAAAGCAAGATCCATGTCCTGGCTGAGGTTGATGGAACTGACGCTGTATTGAGAACCATCAAGCAACGTCACCTTGATATCTGAATCAGATTTTAATGACATTGCGCTGATCTGTTGCTCAAATTCCTTATAGACGCTCATAGCCTTAGCAAGATTTCTGGTCCGGATTTCATACTGTCTTTCGAGCTGCTGCCGTACGTCCTGTCTTGTGATTTTTGGGAACTCCTTTTCAAGGAACCGCAGGCTTTTATTCTCATTCTCAATGTCTTCCTGCAGCTTGTCCCGGTTTGCCTTGAGACTGGCCAGTTTCTCCGGGCTGACTTGAACAACATGGCGGTTGGTAACGATATGTCCTCTGCTGTCAATAAAAAAACCGGATCCACTTCCCCATGGGGAACTGATGAAGACCGTAGCCTGTCTCGCTCGCTCGATGGCGCTAACGGTGTCCTTCCCGTCAGACTGTTGGCTCCATCCGGAAACTTTTGATTGCTGCACAGAATTTTGAGAAGCTTGACGATTTTGCGCGTAATTGTTCAGTTGCCGAGATTCCTGCAGGAGGTTGGTTTCGGTATCCTTATCTGGCCCAGGTGGGATCCTGTCGCTTCCTAACCAGAACCCGACAGCTCCAGCTATCACCAATAGAGTCGCTCCAAATGCCAGAATTGGCACCAGGCTTCTCTTTTGTGTTGACTGAGTTTCCGGTTCAGGATGGACCTGATCGGTTTTCTTTTCAGCCTCTTCAGCTCTTTTCAGAAATTTGGCAAAGATAATGCCGCATTTAAGGCATTCGGTCGTTCCGTCCTGTTCTGAACCGCATTTCGGGCATTCCATGATTTACCTGAGTTGCAATATTCAATAAAGAAGTGAATCTCAAACCGGAAAATTACCTAACTTTATACTTCATTAAAAGATTCAGGGAAAGTAAGCAGTGAAAAAAAAACTTGAATAGGTAATGCGGATGCAACAAGAATTCAGGTTTCAGAGCGGAGGATAATAATCTTTCGTGTGCAGAATAGTATTGCCCAAAAGGACTTCGCCATGAAAGAATCGCAAGAAATTCATGTGAAAAAATTTCCCCCCGAAACAACTACTTTTACTGAACGAAAAACTTTCTCGTTCCTTGAAAGCTGCGAATCCAGCTTTGCATATCAGCTATAAACCCATCATGAGGCAGGGGAATGATCCAAACGAGATTAATTTTTCATATCGTCGGCGATTTCTTCCAGGACTTTGGTGACCATCATCTTGGCGAGACCAAGGCTGCTGCTGCTGGCCAGGATGAGCATGACGTTGAATTTGTCTCGCCCGGAAATAAAGAGATGTCCTGATTCAGTGTCTATCTGGACCATCTTGCTGATACCGATTCCCATATTGCGGGTGGAGGACCTGGCAGTGGTTAGGATATTATTGGCAAAAACTCCGGCGCTTTCAAGGTTTACATTACTGCCGCTGGTGCTGACCATCTGCAGGGGTTCGCCGTTCACCGTGAGGAGCGCTGCTCCGGCAAAACCGTCGATGGCTGAAAACTCTTTCAACCTTTCCTGGACCTTGGGGAGGTTAATACCTGCGAGGTCGTTTTTGTTGCTCTTCACCGCAACCGGAGGTGAAGGAGGTTGTGTTGCAACGGGTTTCGGCATAGGTGGAGGTTCCGGCACGACTTCGGGAACCGTTACAGGTGCTGGTTTTACTTCAGATTTCGGGGGGGATGACGGTTCAGGTTCACCCTTCTCTTTAACTGCCGCTTCACCCTCTTCGTCAACACGGCCGCTCTCCGCAGCTTCCCGTTCATCCTGGAGTCTGGCAGCCTCCATCAGGAGCCCCATAATGGTGAACTGGATCTTTCGATCCTTGTTCGTACACTCATGATCTATTTCAATGGTCAGCCCCGCATCATTCCAGGAAATGATATCCCGGGCGGCATTGCCGCCGTCAAGGTTGCCGGACAAGGCGTTGATGAGCTCCCCGTTCAGGATATACATCGTCCCGGTTTTATCGCCGGATTTGATCTGCAGGGTGCAGGTTTTAGCCTCGATGCTGATCAGCTGCAGAAAAGATTGCAACGAAATGCCGTTGACATACCCTTTGCCATTGTTCTTTTTTTTGGGGGGGGCGAAGATTCTGTTGAAATCTATCTCCTCGAGATCTTCAAAAGAAAAGGGCTTGGGAATAAATTGCGCGGCGCCGAGATCGATAACTTTCTTTTTGATGTCCGGGGTTGCGAATGCCGACATGACGATAATCGGGGTAGAAGAGTAATTATTGTTCATGTGGGCGAGCAGTTCAAAGCCGTCCATTTTTGGCATATTCAAATCGGTTATCAGCAGATCAACCTTTTCCGCCGCAAGCAGTTTAACCGCTTCTTTTCCGTCAGCTGCCAGCAGAACATTGTATTGGGCATCAGCGTGGGCAACGGCAAACCATTCGGACATGGTTATTCTGATAGTGTCTTCATCATCGACAACCAGTATGTTTTTCATTCTTTTTCCCGCAAAATAAACATTGGTTAAACGTAAAAATAAAGCTTAAAAAGGAGATCCTGCCAGTGTTTGTGTTGACGCCCGGAAACGATCGATAGCCAGGGAGCCAGTGATTCTGATTTCCTTACCGGAAAGGTTTTGTGCCCGGCAGAAAACGAATATAATGATTCCCTTAACTGAGCACCTCGAATATATGCCATTATTAAACGGAGTATAGCAAATAAAAATTGCAACATTTCGCCGTTTTTTAGTGTTTTCAAAAGACAATGATACAGAACCTTTGACAGTAAGTAAAACCATGGTTGATGATTTTGGCTGAAAAAATTCTGGAAATAGAGAAGGTTATCAGCAACGGTTGTGGTCTCGGCAGGATGTCCGATGGCAAGATTGCAATGGTGCCGTACGTTTTGCCCGGTGAATTGGTTTCGTACCGGATCATCAGGCAACACAAGGATTATGCCGAATGTCTTCCTCTTGATATTAAAAACGCTTCACCCTTCAGGACGGATCCTCTCTGCAGTCATTTTGGACAATGTGGAGGCTGTGATTTTCAGCATGCGACCTATGATTTTCAACTCACCATCAAAAACGAATTTCTTCATGATCAGTTGTCTCATTTACTGAACATGCATAGCGAAACGCATTCCCCGCAGCTCCGAGTGTCGCAGGCTCCCATCCCTGCTGCGGGGTTAGTGAGCGAATCTGATGTAAGTAACCTTCCATACGGAGATTCCCCGCGGCATGCCGCGGGGAGCTTCAATTCCCGCGAAAATGAGTTCACCGTAATCTGGCAAGGGGTTGCCGGCTCGCCAAAACATTTTCATTATCGACAGAGAGTAAGACTGCATATAGATGAAAGAGGGGAGGTCGGTTTTTTCAGGCC contains these protein-coding regions:
- a CDS encoding ABC transporter ATP-binding protein: MTGRTQPLLNIRNLCTSFHGEGEIEKVLDHVSLDIMPGETVALAGESGSGKSVTALSVLQLLDRNAATISGSIEFEGKDLATCSELEMQQIRGNRIAMIFQEPMTSLNPVYSIGTQLMESLIIHQDMPREQAKERAIQLLARTGIANPSDRIDSYPYQLSGGQRQRVMIAMALALRPALLIADEPTTALDVTIQAQILALIKDLQKEMGMAVLLITHDLNMVRKTADRVNVMHQGKIVECDLTETVFNSPRDQYTKHLLESVPHGHPEAKPSSRPLITVTNLKCYFPVKKGFFRRTVGNIKAIDDVSITIQEGKTLGIVGESGSGKTTLGMCLLRLTGCRGEILYNDQDLFQYKNSSLRHLRKELQVVFQDPFSSLSPRLTVEQIISEGLKVHKMGRNGQERRQLVEDALTEVGLEKEMADRYPHEFSGGQRQRIAIARAIVLRPKFLVLDEPTSALDMTIQAQIIDLLKDLQKRLNITYLFISHDLRVVKAMADEVAVMLNGKIVEQGTTGIFDNPKHPYTRKLFAAAFNLEENGESGPD
- a CDS encoding ABC transporter permease — its product is MKKRRSLTYRRWKKFRANRRGYYSLMIFAALFILSLGAETLSNDKPFLIQYNGSYYVPIFNSYPETTFGGDFETEADYKDPYILDKITAGDNWALFPLNPHYYDTINLDIDQPVPSPPSGDNLLGTDDRGRDVLARLIYGFRLSVLFGFALTIVGTLLGIAAGAVQGYFGGRTDLFFQRFIEIWGAMPELYLLIIFAAIFKPSILLLLALLSLFGWMGLSDYVRAEFLKGRNMDYVQASRALGVGNFTIMYRHLLPNGMTPVITFLPFRMSGAILALTSLDFLGLGVPPPSPSLGELLSQGKSNIEAWWLSLTTFGVLVGTLVLLIFIGEALRETFDPRKV
- the yejB gene encoding microcin C ABC transporter permease YejB — protein: MTAYILRRILLMVPTLFGIMLITFTVTQFVPGGPVERLIARIEGHSLGGEVRAGGSGLYQGNKGLDREKIEQLKALYGFDKPPVQRFFTMMKNYVMLDFGESYNHHKSVASLVIDKLPVSMSLGLWSFLIVYLTCIPLGIKKAVRDGSKFDVITTSAILIGYAIPGFVLAIVLIVLFGGGSFWNIFPLRGITSDNWSELGFLARIADYLWHMVLPIISITVGSLAVMTLLTKNSFLEEIRKQYVLTARAKGLSENQVLYKHIFRNAIIPIITGFPGSFIAAFFTGSLLIETIFSLDGMGLLAYDSIVNRDYPVVLGTLYFFTVIGLFTRLLSDLSYVVVDPRITFESMESQ
- a CDS encoding extracellular solute-binding protein, which translates into the protein MIRPSPRIYLCRITLAALTFLLFLCPISFAAHGISIDGKVKYPADFSRFSYTSDKAVKGGHLVLHGLGTFDKMNPFTLKGDSPDGLSMLVFESLAVKSLDEPFAEYGLIARDIELGADKLSVIFTLNEQAKFSDGTPVTCEDVKFSFETLTGDKADPRFQFYYKDIKNVEILDSSRVRFNFHQPNRELHLIAAELPILSKKFYTENPFGDSSLVPPVGSGPYTVETFKPGKMITYKRNPEYWAIDHPARRNQFNFDRITFKFFKDQSVSLEAFKAHDFDFMEINVAKQWARDLDGPKFTSKEMIKEPLAHKNNQGMQGFVMNTRRPLFQDVRVRKAMSLAFDFEWTNKSLFHGQYTRSSSYFSNSQLAATGLPEGLSLKYLLPFKDKLPGEVFTSPLEAPVVQDQASLRNNLRQAKTLLQEVGWTPRDGVLVNSEGKPFEFEVLLYSPFFVRVMEPYAKNLEKLGIKVNIRQVDLALYIQRIKNFEFDMMVNVFGQSQSPGNEQVDYWHSSTADHPGSGNLIGLKNEVVDHLVDKIVYADTQEELAAACQALDRVLWYGYYVVPNWYIPYHRVAYWNRFEKPETLPTYYSPINALMTWWVKGQ